The genomic DNA GCCCCCAACCGGGCTGGGATGGATTTTCGGCGGTGTGGGGGCGGTGATCGGCCTCGGTGCCATCGGGATGGCGGTGATGCACTTCTTGTGCGCGCGCTGGCTGGGAGCACGCCGGAATCGGAGCTTCTGTTTCGTAGTCGCCTGCGTCTGCTGCATCTTCTTCCCGATCGGGACGATCCTCGGGATCTTCACGATCCTGGTGCTGAATCGCCCGAGCGTGCAGGCGCTCTTCGATTTCTCGACGCCGGGGGCTTATCTGAACCGGTAGCGGCCCTCCTCGACGGTGACATCCGGGGGCGTCTTATTCCGCTCGAAGTGGTCGTAGCCCTCCTTGATGTCCTGCCAGAAGGAGTACCAGCGGTTCTCTTTCTCCCGCTCCAAGCGCTCCGGGGTCATGCGGAAGGGGAAGACGTGGACGCGGAAATAGGGCTGGCCCTTGCGGAGTGCGGCATCGCAGAGGGTATAGATCTCCTCGATCTTGGCGTCGGTCATGGCGAGGCAGCCGAGGGAGACCTGATTGCCGTGAATCATGATGAAGGTGCCAGTCCTGCCGTGGTGGCGGTCGTAGGCATTCGGATAGCCGATGTTGAAGGCGAGATGGAAGGTGCTGTCCGGCTTCATGCCGGCCGGGGGGACGTGGTAGAAGCCCTCGGGGACTTGCATGTCGCCCTCCGCGAGTTTCGGGCCGAGGGTGCCGGACTGCCGGGCGACCTCCCAAGTGCGGAAGAGCACGAACTTGCCGCTGTCGCGATGGCGGACCCAGAGCTCCAGCTGCTTCTCCTCCTTGAAGGCGCGGAGGAAAACCGGATCACCAAAGTGGAGATCCTTCGCCTTCATGTCGCGCTCGAGGGCCGGGCGCACTCGGGCCGCAGCGGCTGCCGCGCGCTCCGGGCCGGGTAAGGATGAATCGCAGG from Luteolibacter rhizosphaerae includes the following:
- a CDS encoding L,D-transpeptidase family protein, with protein sequence MRRLLILLALAISPCRGEPDEAQDPFVVETCDSSLPGPERAAAAAARVRPALERDMKAKDLHFGDPVFLRAFKEEKQLELWVRHRDSGKFVLFRTWEVARQSGTLGPKLAEGDMQVPEGFYHVPPAGMKPDSTFHLAFNIGYPNAYDRHHGRTGTFIMIHGNQVSLGCLAMTDAKIEEIYTLCDAALRKGQPYFRVHVFPFRMTPERLEREKENRWYSFWQDIKEGYDHFERNKTPPDVTVEEGRYRFR